CAGTTGATTGGCGGCGCCGAACATCGGCCAGATGGTCGAAATGCTGCCCGTCCCGATCAGGTAGGCCCACGAGCCCACCACAAAGGCACTGCTCAATAACACGCCCGGCCACCAGTTCATTTGTCGACACGGCGCATAGATGCGCCCGGCCATTTCCTGGATCAGATATCGCGCCACACGGGTCCCCGTATCGATCGTCGTCAGAATGAACAGCGCCTCGAACACCAGGGCGAATTGATACCAATAGGCCATCAACCCGGTCATGCCCGGCAGCGCCGAAAAGATGGAGGCCATGCCCACCGCCAGAGACACCGCCCCGCCCGGCCGTCCCGCCACATTCACCTCAACCAACTGCGACAACTCCGCGATGCGGGAAGGCGCAAAACCCATTGCCGTCAATGTCTCCGCCGACAACATGGTGTTGATCGCCAGGTAATCGCCGGGGATCAGCACCGACGCCGCAATCAGCGCCATCACCCCGACAAAGCTTTCCAGCAGCATCGCCGCATAGCCCACCACGGCCTGCGACTCCTGCTCAATCATCTTCGGAGTCGTGCCGGAGGACACCAACGAATGAAAGCCGGACACGGCCCCGCAGGCAATCGTAATAAAGAGAAACGGAAACAACGTGCCGGGAATAATCGGCCCGCCGCCATGGGCGAAGGCGGTCACACGCGGCATCTCGATCGTCGGCGCCATGAGGATCACCCCGAAACCGAGCAAAAACACCACGCCGAGCTTCATGAAGGTGGACAGATAGCCACGCGGCACCAACAGCATCCAGCCGGGCAACACCGAAGCCAGGAAACCATACCCGGCCAGCAACCAGACCAGCGCCGGCTTCTCGAACTCGAAGAGCCAGGCAAGAGACGACTGCCCCACCACACGCCCGAAGAGCACCGCCGCCACCAACAGCACCACCCCGATCACCGACACTTCAGCCACCGCGCCGGGGCGGAACTTCTGGAGATAGAAACCCATGATGAATCCGATGGGAATCGTCATGGCGATGGTGAACGTGCCCCAGGCATTGTGGTACAGCGCATTCACCACCGCGAAACCCAGCCCCGCCAACGCCACGACGACAATAAAAAGCACCGCCACCGCCGTCGCAGTCCCTGTGATGGAACCGAGTTCGTCATGGGCAATTTCAGGCAGTGAGCGGCCGTTGCGCCGCATCGAGGCGACCAGGATGATAAAATCCTGTACCGCCCCCGCCAGCACCGCGCCGATCACGAGCCAGAGAAAACCCGGGAGAAACCCGAACTGCGCCGCCAACACCGGTCCCAGTAACGGCCCGGCCCCGGCAATCGCCGCAAAGTGATGGCCGAACAACACGACCCGGTTGGTGGGGTGGAAATTGACGCCGTCATTCAAGCGCACGGCCGGGGTCAGACGAGCATCGTCCAGTTGCACCACGCGACGCGCCAACCAACGACCATAAAACCGATAGGCCAACACATAGATACAGGCTGCGGCCACCACGAGCCATAACCCGTTCACTTTTTCGTGGGGATTCACCAAGCCGGTGACATGGGCCAATGCCACGGCACCTAGAACAGAGAGGAGCGCCCAGAGCAGACGATACGCCATTTTCATGCGCGGCATCCTAGCATAAACGGCAGGAGATGGGAGCGACGCGGACCCAACCCGCATCGCTCAAAAGCTCGGAGGCGAAGAGGCGCAGCGTCATGCTGAAGGGCAAGGTGCGGGACGACTTTGTTATACTGCTTACACCATGCCGCCCGACATGCCTTTACAGCCGTCCGGGAGAGAACGCCGCGAATTTTATCGCATCACCGTCCTCCTGCCCATCTGCATTCAGCTTGAGACGGACGACGCGGAGGGTGAATTCACTGAGAAATCCGTCAACCTCAGTGGCGGCGGGATCGGCGTGACGGTCACGACACTCTACAAATCCGGGGAAATTCTTTCCGTCACACTCCTCCTGCCCGACCAGGTTCCCTTCAAATCCTCTATCGAGGTGTTGCGCCTTGATCCCCTTCCAATCCCGGGTGGTGCACACCGCCTCCACGCCCGCTTCATTAGGATGACCAGTCAAAACCGGGAGTTGCTGATCAGGTACATCGTGCGTTTTCAGCGCGACCACTTGCAGGAACACTATTCCGTCTGAAGCATCGAGAAGACTGTGCGCCCGGCAGTCTCCTCGCTTGGTCGCAGAGCTGTTCATCGGGAGTACCGCTCGCCCGGACTCGGGCAACATTTCGACGCGTACCGGTTTGCTTACGACACCTCCTGCGGGTGATCATGTCCCCATGCGTGGACTGAAATGGTTTCTCGGTGTGTTGGTGGCGCTGGCAACAATCGGCGCCCTGTATCAAATCGTCGGCATGATGCTCGATCGGAAGCAGCATCCTCCCATCGGCCGGCTGATCGACATCGGCGGTCACCGGCTCCATCTCTACTGCATGGGTCAGGGCAGTCCGACGGTTGTGCTGGAGGCAGCCGCGCCCGGCTGGTCGCTCTACTGGAGCACGGTGCAACCGGAAGTGGCACGCATGACCCGCGTCTGCGCCTATGATCGCGCCGGCCTCGGTTGGAGTGAGCGCGGCCCGTTGCCCCGCACCGGCCGTCGGTTGGCGCACGAACTGCACCAGTTGCTGACTCGCGCCGGCGTCCCGGGCCCCTACATTCTCGTAGGCCATTCGCTCGGTGGCTTCATCACCCGGCTCTACCGCGAAGAACATCCCCGGGATGTCGTCGGCATGGTGCTGGTCGATGCGGGGCATGAATCGGAGATGCGCCAGGCGGAGTTCCGATCCTTCGCCAATGCCGGCAAATCGATGCTCCCCGTCATTCGCGCCATGACCATGCTGGGCATTCCACGCCTGATGGCCTCGTATGACCAACTGCCGCCGCTGTTGACCGGACAGGAAGAGAAGGTACCCGCGGAGATTCGACCGATGCTACGTGCAGGCTGGCTGAGGACCGGCTATTTCGCCACGTTGACCGATGAAAGCGATGCGCTGATTGAAACGCTGGAACAGGTGCGCCACACCGGCTCACTCGGCGATCTTCCGTTGGTCGTCATCACCGCAACCGGCCCCCTGTGGTGGCCGGATATGCCAGGCCAGGTGAACCCGACCAAGTTCAGGAAAATGTGGCTGGATCTGCAGCAGGAGCTAACCAAGCTTTCCTCCAACAGCCGCCAGGTGTTTGCCGACCAGAGCGGTCATTTCGTTCAATTCGACCAGCCGACGCTCGTCACGCATGCCGTGCGCCAACTGATCGATCGCGAGCGGAGTTCCCCTCGCCAGCCCAGAGGTGCCTTCCCCACAGATAAGTGACATCCGAGGGGAAGGCATCGGGACGCTCCTTTTCTGATCGGGCATGTTAAGCGAGCGATCAAGCCGCCTTGGGCAACTGCATTTCGCCATACGCATTCATCGGAACCGACGGCTGCTGAGAGGTGGACACGGTGCTGGACTCGGAAGACAACGTCCAGAGTCCCATCGATAGCACCGCGATCGCGCCTAACACCGTCAGCCCGGCATCAAGAACCAGACTCAAATCCATCATCGTGTTCACCTCCTTTCTGTTCATTTTAAGTACTACTCCTTTTTAATAGGCCTCTTATCAGAACAGGCCGTGTGACCATGGGGTCACTGGGCGAACTTGGTAGTGCTCTTCCCTCCGCTCGTCCCACCCCTTGGCTTGTCCCGTCCGCCACCAGTCTCGCAGGCGGGCAAGGGAGATCGCGCCCTGCCGACCATCCATACCACGCCGTGAACGGCCGCCTATACATCGCCAGCTCTTCACTATGTCTCCATAGTTCATATGTACCCTCCTTTCGCATCTCGCCCGCCACAGTCCCGAGTAACCCCGGCATAGATCGCCGGGGAGGGGAAAGAGGCCTCGCCGATCGTGGGAATCGGTGAGGCCTCCAGGAAAAACCGGTTATTCCGAGGAAGGCAGGAGAGGAATACGGTGTGGAGATCCGTGCTCTTCGCATGCCTTCAGCACGAGACCGTGGGACGATTAGGTCCCTTCGATCATGATCCGTCGACTCTTCGCTTCTTCCCGTTTGGGGAACGTCACGGTCAACAAGCCGTTCTTCTGCACAGCCGACGCTTTCTCGGAATCAATGTAGGTCGGCAACCGGAAGAGCCGCATAAATCGACCATCGCCAATCTCTTTGACATGAACGGTTCTGGCCGATTCGGATTGTTCCTTGCGCTCGCCTTTGATGGAAAGCACGTGCTTGGCCACCTCGAGCGAGACGTCTTGCGGCTCCCACCCTGGGAGCGCCACCTGCACATAAAATCCGTTGTCATCTTCCCAAGCATTACTGGCCGGAGCCCACGCTATTCCGCTTACGCCGAACGCGCTCACCGCATCCTCCAGTAACCGATCGATTTGTCGGTCGAAGGAGTCTTGCCCGATAGGTGCTACCAATGCTGCATGATAACTGGTCATACCGTCCTCCTCCTCTCTCTTGAGAGGTCAGTCTAATGGTTGATGTGAGTTGGTTTGGATGGATCGCTGGGTCGAAGCAGAAGCGGGGCATTCACCGCCGCCGTTGCTTCTCCAGACTGGGATTGCCTCCCATCCATCCGGTTAAGCATCAGCAACGGAAAAAAATAATCCTGCCGCGGGTGAAGTCAAGGGGGAAAATTTCAAGAGATCGGAGAGCGGAAAGGACGCGGGTGGGAAGTACGGTGCCTAGGAGCGCACCGGTTCATAGATTTGATAACGCCCGATGGTGGTCACGAGTCGCACCCGGTTTTGCGCGATCAACGGCTTGTAAAATCCGGCCCATCGACCGTACTCCCCGACCACGAGATAGTCCGGCCTGCTCTCCAACGGATCGTACGTGACGGCCTTCGCCTCTCCCTGTTCGCGCCGGATGATCTCAACCAGGACGCGGGGCGGGGCATAGGTATAGGATCGCTGCAGAAATAGAAACAGTTCGCTGTCATAGGTCTCGATCACTGCCGTCGGCGGCGTAGCCGTATTCAGGTAGTGCGTCACCGCAAACAGGTCACGATCGTCCTCACGCGCGCGAAACGCATAGCGCTCCTGCACGGCAACCCACCCCATCATCACCAGGAGCATGACGACGACGACCGCCTTGATTCCCTGACTCGTCACATGCCTGCTTCGCAGGAGGCCGGTCAGAGTCCTCGCCAGGAACGCCACATCGAATCCTCTGGTGAAATCGTGAAAGAGCGCTGCCGTGAAGGGCGCCGCAAGAAACAACCCGGGCAGGGCATAGCGCGGTTCACCGGCGCTGAGAAACGCAAACCAGGCCAACCAACTCCCTGCCAGCAGCAGCAGCATGGTCTGCACCGTCTGTTCAACAGAAACCTTGGCAACGGAACCGGAAGTTCCGCGCACACGCCAGGCCGCATAGGCAAGACCGAGCGGATACTCCGGCCACGACAGGAACAGGTATCGAATCGTCTCAAGACGAATAGACGGTACGAACACCAACGCAATCGCTTCTGTCATTCCGTCTACGGGCGGATGCGGCATGATGTGGCCTGCCAACAACCAGTCCTTGGCTTCAATAAGAAGTCGACATCCACCCCATGAACCGATCAGGGCGACGGCCAGCCGGCCGACAACCGACCAATCCCCGCGAAGACTCATGAGCACCATGGTCCCGGCCATGGAGGCGACGAGAAACGGCGCGACCTGCGCCTTGGTCATCCACGCCAGCGCCCAGCATCCAATCGCAGCAACCTGCCAGAACGGCCGGTGTGTGCTCCTGAGAAAGCAGACATACCCGGCCAAGAGGGAACACAAGAGCGGCATCTCGCCCAGCACTTGTCGACCAATATACAGGGGATGGATCGACCACTTCAGAGGCACAAGGAGCAGCAGCGCCAAGGCAGCAATTGCGACTGACCGGCCATAGAGGCGACGGGCCAATGCATAGAGGAGCAGAAAGGCGACAAAGGTGTAGAGTAGTCCCACCAGTCTCGTCTGCCAGACACCGACACCGAACAGTGTAAAACTCGCCGCCACCGAGGCCACTACCGGGAAATGCGCAGCCAATGAGGGTGGCGCCGGTTCGCCGCGGAGCAGGCACCCGTAATGCCCCAGCTCGACCCATGTGCGAGCGACACAGACTGTCCAGCCTTCGTCGAACCATAACGGAGGGAAACTTTCGACATGTATCAGGCCGCTGCCGAACACGAACAAGAATAAGAATCCGGCAACCAGACCGTCTACAACCGATGAAGCGGAGTCGAGCCGTTCAACCAGGGAACCGGCCGCAGGTGAGGCAACGGCCGCCACGGAGTCGAACTCGTTAGGGCCTTCACCATGGCCGTCGTCGGGCGGCCGCGGAATGTGAGAGGCGATAGGCATAGCGGATGAAGTTCCGGAAACGGACCGGTCGTCGAAGCATCGCGGAGGACGATATCCTCCGTTCCTTCCTGTTCACGCCGAGGTCGGTTGCCCGGTGAGGGTCGGCTCCGACACTCCAACCTCCTGCCCCAGTACGGTTGCGGTTGGAATGAGAAACGGAGCGCATCGATAGACCGCCACGGTCACAGGTCCCTCGCCATGGCGCGCCAGAAGGGCGGCCCTGAGAGTCGGCCAATCTCCGAATCGCTGCGCATGGGGGAACATGGACGTTAGGTCCTGCCCATTCAAGCCTGGCGACAACACCATGAGGTGATGCTGCTTCCGGCGGATTAATTGGGCCACCGTTCTCAGTTTCTCAAGGGGCCGATCGAGATCGGCCAGGCGAAAATGGCTGAGCCGTCTGGCAATGCGCGACCAGAGCGGACTGTCTACGGGAAACAATTCATGGGTGCCCATGCCAAGAGGACAGGCGGCAATAACCACCCGGGAGACTTCTCCTGTCGCCTGCTCAACCGGCCACATTCCTCGATCCTGCGCAAACTGCCAGCTTGTGTCGAAGGGATACATGTCCGCCACCACGACCTCCGCTTCCGGACACATCGGCACGGCGTAAAGCCGTTGCGCTGCACGGACGCCTGCTTCATGCGCCTGAACGACATCCCCCGCGAACAGACCGCAGATGGCGCGGTGACGATTGAGGGTGACATTCACAATACCATCGAGCCCGACCCGCCGTGCCACGGCGATCATATCCTGCCGCAACTCCGTCTGGATGGACCCGCCGCGCTCGCGCGAACCGCGCAGATAGTCGTGCATCATCCGCGTGGTCTCCACGCCACAGACGGCCGGGAGTATGATCTTGGCGCCACCGGAAAATCCCGCTACCGGGTGGGGATAGATGCAGCCCACACCGATCTTGACCTCGCTCTCCATCACCAGTCGATTGATATGGAGCGGGATCCCGGCAGGCGATCGTCCACAATTCACCAGATCGACCCGACTGTCATGAGCCAGGACCTTCACCGCCGATGACAGCCGGGATCCGACCTTCTTGGCCCTCTCGTCGGCCAGGGCCGGCGGGTGCGTACCACCCGCCAACATCACCGTAATGTCGCGCGCGGAGATCCCCCCGCTCGTCAACTCCTCCACGAGAAGCGGAAGCAGATCGGCTCCCGGCGTCGGCCTGGTCAGATCGTCGACTACGATCACGGCATTGCGCTTGCCTCTGGCAATCTCAGACAACCTGCGTGTCCCGATGGGCCGAGAGAGGCACTCCCGCATGGCCTCCACCGTCAGCGCCGGTTCATCCCGGGGACCGATTTCGATCAGCTTCCACGACGTGGGGAAGTCGATCGTCAACTCTTCATCCCCGAACCATGCTTTCGTGCGCAACTGCATCCTGGTCATGACTTGGGCCCCATCGCCGCAGACCCGGCGCTTTGCGGAACCGCTCGGCGAGGGACAGGCCGTTTAGACATCAAACCCGTCATCAGCTCCCAGAGGAATCCGGCGGCCTGACATTTTTCTCCAAGCCAAAACACCCAGAATTGTCGCCTGGACTGAAACCCCTTCCCGTCAAATGGGCCGATGAGCTTGATCCACAGGGCCTGGAACCAGCGGGGATCTGTCCTCCGCCCCCCCTTCCCCCACAACAGGCTATCCTGCGGCACGACCCCGCTCTGATCGCAACGCATCACTAGAAAAAGCCTCGCGATACCGACTCCCCGTTGGAACGAATGACGCAAATGCTGCCCGACCGCCGCTCGCCGCAAATGCTGTACCTGGCTGGGCACGTAGACCATCCTGGCCCCTCGTTTCCGCAGTCTCCACATCAATTCCCAGTCCTCCCCGGAACCTCCGAAGCAGGGGTTGAACACGTACCCATCCTCCTGCTGACATCGCGCCAGCCACTCCCGTCGAATCATCAGATTCCCGCTGTTGCCGACCAATCCTCCGTGATCCATCTGTTCCCGTTCGGGAAAGGGATTACGGCGACGGATCGCGTCCAGCAGCGGATCGGTCTCCTGGAACGTGCCTCCCGCCGCTGCGGCATCGCAGCGATCGAGGGCCCCGACCAGCCGTTCCAGCCAATCCGCGGGTGGAATCACGTCGTCATCCGCAAACGCGATCACGTCACCCGAGGATCTGGCAATGCCCTCATTTCTGGCCCATACCACACCTCGTCGGAGTTCATCGACGACGATAACAATCTCATCCGGCGGCCTGGTCTGCCCTTCCAACGCAGTCCGGCAGAGTGCCAGCGAGTCCCGCCCCACCGTAGGCACGATGACTGAGATCTTGTGTCGATCCAACGGCATAGACCACCTAACTCCACGCTGCGGCCTTGAGGCGCAGCAACACCGGTGCGAGGTACCGGAACAGCCGTTCCCCTGTCAGGCGGAACGCGCTCGGCAGACTGCGCACCATCAGTTCGATCTCTTCGACCTGCACAAGCCCGAGCCGGAAGACCCCACCCCAGTACAGGACTGTCCCCACCACCGCCCCGACAAGAATTGAGAGCAGCGGCGGCGTCACACATACTGTCACCAGAGCGATAGCCAGGGCCGTGCCCATCGACAACAGCAGCCACCGGAACAGATGAACCTGCTCAAAGACCTGAACTCGCCGCCGATGCAGCATCCAGACATATCCCACTGCCACCAAGGCAAACGAGATGGACGTGGCCAGCGCCGCACCGGCAGCGCCCCAGAGCGGAATCAAGCCTGCACAGAGCCCCACATCCACCAGCACGATCATCCCGATGAGGCGGACCAAATGTCCCCCCTCCCCGCCTGCTTGAATAACCGGCCACAACACACGCGCCACCGCGTAACACAAAGCCCCCGGAACCAACAGACGCAATCCCAGGGCAGCATCGGCAAAACGAGGGCCGAAGTAGACCGTCACGATCTGCTCACCCAGGACCGCGACCAACAGGAGTAGGAACGTCGTCCCCACCACCACGTACCGTACCAGCCTGCCGACCAACTGGCTCACCTCATCCACCCGTTGCTCCGCCCACAGGCGCGCCGTCGCCTGCAACATGACGCCTTCGACCGCAATCGGAATGAACCACACGAATTGCGACCACTGAATCGCCGCCGCATAAAGACCTGCCTGCGCCTCGCCGGCAAGGTGCCGAACCAGAATCACATCCAACGAGCAGAGGGCCATATTCAGCACCGAAAACAGCATGGCCGGCAGCCCGAAGCGCAACAGAGGTCCTGTCACTGAGGAGACAGTCCGACCAGACTCCCGGCATTCGCCCCCGCTCAATACCTTCAGTACCGCCCTGAGACAGGCCATGGCCACAAAGAGATTAGCCGTCAATAACCCGGCAAACACGCCGGTCACGCCCAAACCGGCCGTGGCCGCCAGCACGCCCAACAGGCCTGCCGATACCACGCCGATCATGCCTGGGATCGCCGCACGCTCCTCATGTCGAAGACCGTGGAGTACACCGCGCGCATAAAACCACACCTGGTCGAACATCAACACGCCGACGATCACCAACGCGATAGGCAGGGCCGCCGTCCCGGACGGAGCAGTCGTCCCGACCACCAGGCCCACCACGACACTCACCGACAGCAGGCCTACCGCATTGATCAACGCCCCCGCGTGCGCCACGGCCCGGCACCAGGCCACGTCCTCCGGTTGCTCCGCGATACGTTTCGTCATGGTCTGCATCATGCCGACATTGGCGAATTGAGAGGCGAGCAACAGAAGGGCCATGTAATAGGCATACTGTCCGTAACCTTCGATGCCGAGCATGCGGGCGAGGGTCGGCAACACCAAGGCCGAGGTGGCCATTTTCACCACCGACCAACTGCCGATGGATAGGATACCTTTAGAAACCGCTTGCGCCGACATGAATCTTGTTTCCGATCGACCGCAGAGGCCTCAAAGGGGAGACGGGACGAACACCTGAACGATCAGGCCGCAAACCGCTCGTACTGTGTTTGATGAGCCGCCAGAGCCGTGGAAGTTTCGTACGTCTCCCGTACGTAGTCGTAGGCTGCACGGCCTTTCTCCAACGGCGACTCGGCCAACAGAGTGCGGATCGCGGACGCATAGTCATCGTCGTGCACCTGCTTCCCGAATCGGGAGGCAAACTGGTCCGGATCCACCCGGCTGATGATCGGACAGCCGTATGCCGCCGCTTCCAGAAAGGTTAACGGAAGCCCCTCTCGGACTGCGGTGCTGACAAAGATCCACGTGTCCGACAGAATCTTGTGCATCCGCTCCGGCTCACGAAAACGATTGATCAGCCCCGGCATCTCGAGATTGGGCACATCACGAAATTTCCTGCGCAATTGAGCGTCGAAACCGGATTCAGCCGAGGCACTCCCCTGCCCCACCGCCACAAACCGGTACTTCGGGAACTGCGCGGCCAATTCCAGGAACAGCCAGGGCCGTTTGCGCTTGTCCCACCGCGCCACAAAAGTAATGGTGGGGCGCGCACTTTTTGTGGGCAGTGTGGCGGGAACATCGATGAGATTGGGCAGCAGCGTCGGCAAGACCGATAGACCATAGAGGCGCTTGACCTTCTCCTTCAGGAAATGGGCCGGACAGAACACCGCGTCAGCCCGACGCACAGCCCGCCTGACCAACAACCCGGATTCGGTCAGGTAGTTGAGGGGAGTCAAGAGGCGACGCATCGGGGTGGCATACAGGAATTCAACCCACCAGTCGCTCATTTCGCGCGGATCGCGGCTCGTTACCAGGTGAGCGCGTCGTGGGTGGAAACGTTGCGCCAGATAGGTCAGGACGGTTGGGTCCTGCGAATGAAAAATATCGGCGGTGGATTCCCGAATCAGGCGGCAGGCCGCCACGACGTTTCGTGGTGAAAAACTCCGGATCTCCACCCCGCCGATCGTTTCACTCGGCTGTTGTCCCTGTCGCCCGGGAACAATGACGCTGACCCGGTGGCCAGAGCGCACAAGACTCTCGGCCAATTTCCGGGACATGCTCCCGAATCCGCCGTAGATCCCCCAGTCGAAGTACTGGCTCGTCAGAATGCAGATATGCGGCCGCGCGCTCATGCCCGTGGCTCCCTCTGCCACCCGCCATCGGTGTCCGCAGTGGAGCGACCGACCACCGGCCTGGCTGCCGGCGCGGGTGCCATCACGCTCGCGCACAATTCGAGATACCTGGTCGCGAGCGCGGGCCACCCAAATTGGAGCACCCGCCGGCGATTCTCCGCACCCATCCGTCGTCGCAGGTCATCGGCCTGCAGCAACTCCCTCATGGCGCGCACCAGCGCCGGCACATCGGCCCAGGGGACAATCTCGCCGTTCTTCCCCTTCGTCACCAACTCCGCGGTTCCTCCCGTGTCGGTCACAATGACCGGCAACCCGGACGCCATCGCCTCCAACAACGCAATCGACATGCCCTCCTGCTCGGACGGCAACACAAACACATCTGCCTCTTGGTACACAGCCGGCATCCGGTCCCGCCCAACGAATCCCTTGAAAATCACAGAGTCCGCCACTTGGAGGCGGTCCGCCGACTCCCGTAACACGGTCTCGGCATCGCCGGTACCCACGAATAGCAGCTGTAGCGGCTGCTCACAGGTGGCCCGCAATTGCGCAAATGCTTTCAGCAGATGATGTTGCCCCTTGCGCTCGATCAAGCGCGCGACACAGACAATCGTGAATGGCCGATTGGATTCCAGATGGATGGGAGTGAACAGAGTGGTATCGACGCCATTGGGAATCGTTACCAGCGGCAGACCCGGCAGCGTGCGATGCGCCAAGGCTTCCTGCTCCCCACTGATAGCCGTCACG
The Nitrospira sp. DNA segment above includes these coding regions:
- a CDS encoding carbon starvation protein A — protein: MKMAYRLLWALLSVLGAVALAHVTGLVNPHEKVNGLWLVVAAACIYVLAYRFYGRWLARRVVQLDDARLTPAVRLNDGVNFHPTNRVVLFGHHFAAIAGAGPLLGPVLAAQFGFLPGFLWLVIGAVLAGAVQDFIILVASMRRNGRSLPEIAHDELGSITGTATAVAVLFIVVVALAGLGFAVVNALYHNAWGTFTIAMTIPIGFIMGFYLQKFRPGAVAEVSVIGVVLLVAAVLFGRVVGQSSLAWLFEFEKPALVWLLAGYGFLASVLPGWMLLVPRGYLSTFMKLGVVFLLGFGVILMAPTIEMPRVTAFAHGGGPIIPGTLFPFLFITIACGAVSGFHSLVSSGTTPKMIEQESQAVVGYAAMLLESFVGVMALIAASVLIPGDYLAINTMLSAETLTAMGFAPSRIAELSQLVEVNVAGRPGGAVSLAVGMASIFSALPGMTGLMAYWYQFALVFEALFILTTIDTGTRVARYLIQEMAGRIYAPCRQMNWWPGVLLSSAFVVGSWAYLIGTGSISTIWPMFGAANQLLGTLALCIATTVLIKMWKSPYLWVTALPMLFVGGITLAGSYEMFWMFLAKAATLAAGQAFALYLDAVLVAVVAMLGLVVLSDSLKQWYGYVILKRPFSSSEVIATAGGGSAGHVRTAIHRHEERGFKLPPGGGCC
- a CDS encoding PilZ domain-containing protein → MPLQPSGRERREFYRITVLLPICIQLETDDAEGEFTEKSVNLSGGGIGVTVTTLYKSGEILSVTLLLPDQVPFKSSIEVLRLDPLPIPGGAHRLHARFIRMTSQNRELLIRYIVRFQRDHLQEHYSV
- a CDS encoding alpha/beta hydrolase, translating into MRGLKWFLGVLVALATIGALYQIVGMMLDRKQHPPIGRLIDIGGHRLHLYCMGQGSPTVVLEAAAPGWSLYWSTVQPEVARMTRVCAYDRAGLGWSERGPLPRTGRRLAHELHQLLTRAGVPGPYILVGHSLGGFITRLYREEHPRDVVGMVLVDAGHESEMRQAEFRSFANAGKSMLPVIRAMTMLGIPRLMASYDQLPPLLTGQEEKVPAEIRPMLRAGWLRTGYFATLTDESDALIETLEQVRHTGSLGDLPLVVITATGPLWWPDMPGQVNPTKFRKMWLDLQQELTKLSSNSRQVFADQSGHFVQFDQPTLVTHAVRQLIDRERSSPRQPRGAFPTDK
- a CDS encoding Hsp20/alpha crystallin family protein; protein product: MTSYHAALVAPIGQDSFDRQIDRLLEDAVSAFGVSGIAWAPASNAWEDDNGFYVQVALPGWEPQDVSLEVAKHVLSIKGERKEQSESARTVHVKEIGDGRFMRLFRLPTYIDSEKASAVQKNGLLTVTFPKREEAKSRRIMIEGT
- a CDS encoding glycosyltransferase family 39 protein, whose product is MPIASHIPRPPDDGHGEGPNEFDSVAAVASPAAGSLVERLDSASSVVDGLVAGFLFLFVFGSGLIHVESFPPLWFDEGWTVCVARTWVELGHYGCLLRGEPAPPSLAAHFPVVASVAASFTLFGVGVWQTRLVGLLYTFVAFLLLYALARRLYGRSVAIAALALLLLVPLKWSIHPLYIGRQVLGEMPLLCSLLAGYVCFLRSTHRPFWQVAAIGCWALAWMTKAQVAPFLVASMAGTMVLMSLRGDWSVVGRLAVALIGSWGGCRLLIEAKDWLLAGHIMPHPPVDGMTEAIALVFVPSIRLETIRYLFLSWPEYPLGLAYAAWRVRGTSGSVAKVSVEQTVQTMLLLLAGSWLAWFAFLSAGEPRYALPGLFLAAPFTAALFHDFTRGFDVAFLARTLTGLLRSRHVTSQGIKAVVVVMLLVMMGWVAVQERYAFRAREDDRDLFAVTHYLNTATPPTAVIETYDSELFLFLQRSYTYAPPRVLVEIIRREQGEAKAVTYDPLESRPDYLVVGEYGRWAGFYKPLIAQNRVRLVTTIGRYQIYEPVRS
- a CDS encoding DUF2088 domain-containing protein; its protein translation is MTRMQLRTKAWFGDEELTIDFPTSWKLIEIGPRDEPALTVEAMRECLSRPIGTRRLSEIARGKRNAVIVVDDLTRPTPGADLLPLLVEELTSGGISARDITVMLAGGTHPPALADERAKKVGSRLSSAVKVLAHDSRVDLVNCGRSPAGIPLHINRLVMESEVKIGVGCIYPHPVAGFSGGAKIILPAVCGVETTRMMHDYLRGSRERGGSIQTELRQDMIAVARRVGLDGIVNVTLNRHRAICGLFAGDVVQAHEAGVRAAQRLYAVPMCPEAEVVVADMYPFDTSWQFAQDRGMWPVEQATGEVSRVVIAACPLGMGTHELFPVDSPLWSRIARRLSHFRLADLDRPLEKLRTVAQLIRRKQHHLMVLSPGLNGQDLTSMFPHAQRFGDWPTLRAALLARHGEGPVTVAVYRCAPFLIPTATVLGQEVGVSEPTLTGQPTSA
- a CDS encoding glycosyltransferase family 2 protein translates to MPLDRHKISVIVPTVGRDSLALCRTALEGQTRPPDEIVIVVDELRRGVVWARNEGIARSSGDVIAFADDDVIPPADWLERLVGALDRCDAAAAGGTFQETDPLLDAIRRRNPFPEREQMDHGGLVGNSGNLMIRREWLARCQQEDGYVFNPCFGGSGEDWELMWRLRKRGARMVYVPSQVQHLRRAAVGQHLRHSFQRGVGIARLFLVMRCDQSGVVPQDSLLWGKGGRRTDPRWFQALWIKLIGPFDGKGFQSRRQFWVFWLGEKCQAAGFLWELMTGLMSKRPVPRRAVPQSAGSAAMGPKS
- a CDS encoding oligosaccharide flippase family protein, with amino-acid sequence MSAQAVSKGILSIGSWSVVKMATSALVLPTLARMLGIEGYGQYAYYMALLLLASQFANVGMMQTMTKRIAEQPEDVAWCRAVAHAGALINAVGLLSVSVVVGLVVGTTAPSGTAALPIALVIVGVLMFDQVWFYARGVLHGLRHEERAAIPGMIGVVSAGLLGVLAATAGLGVTGVFAGLLTANLFVAMACLRAVLKVLSGGECRESGRTVSSVTGPLLRFGLPAMLFSVLNMALCSLDVILVRHLAGEAQAGLYAAAIQWSQFVWFIPIAVEGVMLQATARLWAEQRVDEVSQLVGRLVRYVVVGTTFLLLLVAVLGEQIVTVYFGPRFADAALGLRLLVPGALCYAVARVLWPVIQAGGEGGHLVRLIGMIVLVDVGLCAGLIPLWGAAGAALATSISFALVAVGYVWMLHRRRVQVFEQVHLFRWLLLSMGTALAIALVTVCVTPPLLSILVGAVVGTVLYWGGVFRLGLVQVEEIELMVRSLPSAFRLTGERLFRYLAPVLLRLKAAAWS